The window GGAAGGCTTTGATTGCAGTGGATTTGTTAACTATGCGTATCAACAAGCAGGAATAACAATGACACGTAAAAGTAGTTTAATGTATTTCCAACAAGATACGACAAAGGTAAAAGTACCGGTGCCGGGGGATTTAGTGTTCTTTAAAAATACAATTATCCCGAATATTTCACACATGGGTATTTATATTGGGAATGATGAATTTATTCACGCTGGATCTCAAGGGGTCACTGTTGCCAATTTAAAAACAAAATATTGGGCCGAACGCTTTGTCGCCTTCAAACGCCTAAATAACGTACAGTAATCTATTAAAAGATACATAGCTCCGATATCGAGGGGCTATGTATCTTTTTTTATTTTAGTGGGATTCAAATTGCGTCCTGTCTTATTGGTCTAAAGTATTACCTCGTGTGCTCCGGTCAGTCTAACTAGTCAAAATTGTATTAGAATACACATAAGAAAGCTCGCAACACAGAAATTTTATCCCCCCTTAGCACTGCGTAATATTACAAATGTTACAAAAATCGCGAAATGCGGTACTAATATTACAAATAAAACGAAATAAATTTGGAGAAAAAATGGTTTAAAAAGCGTAAACAGTGGGTATATGTAACGGATTGAAAATTATTACATTAAAATGTTCGCGTAACCGTATTGTTACACAAATGTAATGTTACAGTGTAGAATCGCGTGTTAACCTAAAAATAGTTAAGTTTTCAGAAAATTATTTTCAATATTGGGGGAACACGATGAATCATCTTAAAATAATACGTAACACATTACTTACTTTGGCTGCAGCATTTGTCCTTTTCTTCGCTCCAGTAGATGAAAACAAAGCTTCTGCATCAGCAGCATACTCAGTTGATGAGTTAAAATCAGTATCAACAAAATATTTAGGTGTACGCTATTCATATGGTGGCTCAAGTTCAAATGGTTTCGATTGCTCAGGCTATGTACGCCAAGTATTTAAAGAGGTAGGTATTACATCTTTAGATCGTACTTCTTCAGGCATGTACGGACAAGGTACAGCTGTTAAGAAGAGCGACTTGCAAACAGGCGACTTAGTATTTTTTAATACATCAGGTAAAGGTGTTTCACACGTAGGAATTTATATCGGCTCTGGTAATTTCATTCACGCTTCAACGAGCAAGGGCGTTGTCAAAACAAGCATCAATGATAAAGCATATTGGGGTAACAAATATGTAGGTGCAAAACGCATTGCAAACTTCTCTCCAGGCGTAGATTTAGCGGATGATGGAAGTGAAGTGGATAACACTCCAGAGGGCGAATAATATACATAGCACAATACACACTCCAGCCCAATCTTCCAGTCTATTATTAAAATAGGCTGGGGGATTTTTTTGATTGTAGGAGGGAAGGAAAGTTTATACCGAACCCAAATTGCATTCGCATAGGTAAATGGGATTTCCATATAAATTGTTATGTATATTGGAGATTTATTGTTCAGATAAAAAGAAAATGTAAAGTGGTGGATAGAAAATCGAAAGTGAAGAATAGAATAGCCATTCTGTCGGATCGCCGTAAAAATCAGCGCAGATACACTAACTAATAAACAAAACCCCCATCATTCTAAACAAATGATGGGGGTTTTGCACTTTATTGAAATTCTATTGAGGTACACGAGCCGTCCAACGTGATAAATCAATACCTTTCACATTCACTAAATCAGCTGGGAAAATGAATGTCCAAGGCTTCGTTGTATTAGGTTGTACAGATAATACCGGGTCAAGCTTAAATGAACCATTTGCAACAACAACACCACGAGCATCAACAATTTCAAGTGGTAGCTGCTCTAAGTTAATCGCTTTGTCATGACCATTACGGATGAAAATAGAAGCATTCAAGCTCTTATCATTATTTAATTTCGCCTGTAAGCCAGTGAAGTTTACTTCTGTTTTCCCTAGCTTCGGTAAAGTTTTTACGATATCAGCTAATTTCTCTTGTTCTTCTTTTGGCAGTTGTTTTTGCCAAGTTTCATCAAGATCTAACTGATGGCCGCGTAATGATAAAAGGTTGAATGAGATTTTCCATCCTTCTTCAGGCATCTCTTCCGCTGTAATTGAAGCTGTTGGGAAAGTGAAAATCCATGGACGCGCACTTTCAGCTGGGATAACGCCTAAATCTTTAAAGTTAAAATAGTGAGAAGCTAAACGATTATCGTCCTTGTCTAAAATTAAAAGCTCGATATCTCCAAGCTCGATCGCCTCTGATAAAGAAGAACGGAAAAAGGCCTTTACGCTCCAGCTACCGTTTACAGGGTTTGGTTCAATATTAATGGCAGATAATGATAATTGATTTGGCTTTAAAGGTGCTAAATCATTTGCTAAGAAGTTAAATACATATTGCTGCTCTTGTGGCACGTTCCATTCTGGGTGATAAGAAAGTTTTGTAACAACATCACGGTTTGCATCATTTTTAGAAGCATTTCCTTTAGTTTGTATAATTGATTTCGAATCGATTGCGCTATCTTTGCCGACTTTATCGCCTTTTTTAAATAAATCAAATAAACCCATGTTTTATTCCTCCACGTTCATCTTTAAGTTTTTCATAAATGTGACAAGCTCTTCTACAATACCACGACGAAGTTCTTGATAGTTTTTCCCGAATAGTTCTAATCCTTCGCGTTGGTAAATACGCATTGGATCTTCTTGTTGATAGTGACGCAAGCCGATGCCTTCTTTTAAGTGGGACATTTGTTCTAAATGTTTTACCCACATATTATTAATGAAACCAAGCATGACTTGAGGAATAGCCGCCATCATTTGTTCGTTGTCCGCAAAGCTTTCGACAACTGCTTTTAACTCTTTTACAGAAGGGTCAACAGCATCTAATAGCTTCGTAACTTTTGTTTCATCGCGGTCAATCGTAACAGGCGTTAAAAATAATGAGTTGACTGTTCTTTCCATCTTATCGAAATCCCATTCAGAAACATTTTTGTCCTCGGGTGCGTTATCTCGAACCGCAAAGTCAATTGTTTCATACATCATTCGAACTAGTAGTGGAAGAATATCTTCGTTTCTTAAAATGATATCGCGTAAGTCATAAACGATGCGGCGTTGGTCATTAATGACGTCATCCAGCTTTAAATTGTATTCACGCATAGCAAGGTGTGAACCTTCCACAATACGTTGTGTACGGTTAATTAGCTCAAGGACCTCTTTGTTTTCAATACGACCAACAACGTTTGTCGTCATTTTTTTACGGAATTTTTCTACCTCTTCTTTGGCGAAACGTTTGATCATATCATCTTCAAGAGAAAGGACGAATTGACTTTCACCATGGTCACCTTGACGACCAGAACGACCGCGCAACTGATTATCGACACGACGACTTTCATGCTTTTCTGTTCCAAGTACATATAAGCCACCTAAGTCTTCAACGCCATCGCCTAAAACGATATCGGTACCACGTCCGGCCATATTTGTCGCAACTGTAATACGATTTCTTTGTCCCGCTTGTGAAATTAATTCAACTTCCTGCTCAACCGTTTTCGCATTTAGGAGCTGGAAATCTAAGTTATGTTTCTTTAAATAGCTTGCCACTTTTTCAGATTGTAAAATAGAAGTTGTCCCGATTAAGACAGGCTGGCCTTTTTCATGTCGACGTATAACTTCTTGTACAACATGTTCGTATTTTTGATCCGTTGTTTCAAAGACTAAATCTGTTTGGTCAATACGTTTGCGTGGACGATTCGTCGGAATTTGAATAACGGACATCCCGTAAACTTCTAAAATTTCCTTTTCTTGCGTTTTCGCAGTACCTGTCATCCCTGATAATTTCGGGTACATACGGAAATAGTTTTGAATCGTAATTTGTGCTTGTGCTTTATTTTCTTCTGTAATCGTTACGTTTTCTTTCGCTTCAATCGCTTGGTGTAAGCCATCAGAAAGGGAACGACCTTCCATAATGCGTCCAGTGAACATATCCACAAGCTCAACTTTATCGTCACGAACGATGTAATCCACATCAAGCT is drawn from Solibacillus sp. R5-41 and contains these coding sequences:
- a CDS encoding accessory Sec system S-layer assembly protein, which codes for MGLFDLFKKGDKVGKDSAIDSKSIIQTKGNASKNDANRDVVTKLSYHPEWNVPQEQQYVFNFLANDLAPLKPNQLSLSAINIEPNPVNGSWSVKAFFRSSLSEAIELGDIELLILDKDDNRLASHYFNFKDLGVIPAESARPWIFTFPTASITAEEMPEEGWKISFNLLSLRGHQLDLDETWQKQLPKEEQEKLADIVKTLPKLGKTEVNFTGLQAKLNNDKSLNASIFIRNGHDKAINLEQLPLEIVDARGVVVANGSFKLDPVLSVQPNTTKPWTFIFPADLVNVKGIDLSRWTARVPQ
- the secA2 gene encoding accessory Sec system translocase SecA2; this translates as MFSIFKRNQEQTSARELKKYYKTVEQINKLEAIYSPMSDEELQNMTFQFKERIEKGEELTAIIPDAFAVVREASKRVLNMRHFDVQLIGGLVLVEGNIAEMPTGEGKTLVASLPSYVRALEGKGVHVITVNDYLAKRDFEQIGQIHRFLGLTVGLNVPMMEPDAKKEAYNADITYGVGTEFGFDYLRDNMAYTIADKVQRPYHFAIIDEVDSVLIDEAKTPLIIAGKMGANEELHRIAAMLAKRFKMEEDYDFDDETKATSLTDQGIEKVEAAFGIDNLYDLDHQTLYHYVIQAVRAHVMFELDVDYIVRDDKVELVDMFTGRIMEGRSLSDGLHQAIEAKENVTITEENKAQAQITIQNYFRMYPKLSGMTGTAKTQEKEILEVYGMSVIQIPTNRPRKRIDQTDLVFETTDQKYEHVVQEVIRRHEKGQPVLIGTTSILQSEKVASYLKKHNLDFQLLNAKTVEQEVELISQAGQRNRITVATNMAGRGTDIVLGDGVEDLGGLYVLGTEKHESRRVDNQLRGRSGRQGDHGESQFVLSLEDDMIKRFAKEEVEKFRKKMTTNVVGRIENKEVLELINRTQRIVEGSHLAMREYNLKLDDVINDQRRIVYDLRDIILRNEDILPLLVRMMYETIDFAVRDNAPEDKNVSEWDFDKMERTVNSLFLTPVTIDRDETKVTKLLDAVDPSVKELKAVVESFADNEQMMAAIPQVMLGFINNMWVKHLEQMSHLKEGIGLRHYQQEDPMRIYQREGLELFGKNYQELRRGIVEELVTFMKNLKMNVEE
- a CDS encoding C40 family peptidase, which translates into the protein MNHLKIIRNTLLTLAAAFVLFFAPVDENKASASAAYSVDELKSVSTKYLGVRYSYGGSSSNGFDCSGYVRQVFKEVGITSLDRTSSGMYGQGTAVKKSDLQTGDLVFFNTSGKGVSHVGIYIGSGNFIHASTSKGVVKTSINDKAYWGNKYVGAKRIANFSPGVDLADDGSEVDNTPEGE